From the Cryptomeria japonica chromosome 2, Sugi_1.0, whole genome shotgun sequence genome, one window contains:
- the LOC131073684 gene encoding uncharacterized protein LOC131073684 gives MEVMRASSAVKSNASGLLSLQTQKKKVSLRKKHMGIKARYGDYDCSEGPNMVDANISVLRRRVYELKLHESCHSPPQEWMEWEKNMRSDYYSTISQATRILQWCLMSTWPSIALATLSLMLMGVGTSVSFSLVMAWSNVDMFLQNL, from the coding sequence ATGGAGGTTATGAGAGCTTCATCTGCAGTTAAGTCCAATGCTTCGGGCTTGTTGAGCTTGCAAACCCAAAAGAAAAAGGTGAGTTTGAGGAAAAAGCATATGGGCATTAAAGCAAGGTATGGAGACTATGACTGTAGCGAAGGGCCCAACATGGTAGATGCAAATATATCCGTTCTGAGAAGGCGAGTATACGAACTCAAGCTGCATGAAAGCTGTCACAGCCCTCCCCAGGAATGGATGGAATGGGAGAAAAACATGCGTTCAGATTATTACTCCACTATTTCTCAGGCAACAAGGATTTTGCAGTGGTGTTTAATGAGTACTTGGCCCAGCATTGCTTTGGCAACTTTGAGTTTAATGTTAATGGGCGTGGGCACCTCAGTTAGTTTCAGTTTGGTTATGGCGTGGAGTAATGTGGATATGTTTCTCCAAAATTTATGA
- the LOC131073685 gene encoding uncharacterized protein LOC131073685: MEVMRASSVVKSNAWGLLSFQTQKKKLGLRKKYMESCIKARYGDYDCSEGPSLVDANISILRRRVYELKLQESCHNPPQEWMEWEENIRSDYYSTISQATGILQWCLMSTRPSVALAALSLVLMGVGTSLTVDLLMAWSNVDMFLHNL; this comes from the coding sequence ATGGAGGTAATGAGAGCTTCATCTGTAGTTAAGTCCAATGCTTGGGGCTTGTTGAGCTTCCAAACCCAAAAGAAAAAGTTGGGTCTGAGGAAAAAGTATATGGAGAGCTGTATCAAAGCAAGGTATGGAGATTATGACTGTAGCGAAGGGCCTAGCTTGGTAGACGCAAATATATCTATTCTGAGAAGGCGAGTATACGAGCTCAAGTTGCAGGAAAGCTGTCACAACCCTCCTCAGGAATGGATGGAATGGGAGGAAAACATTCGCTCTGATTATTACTCCACTATTTCTCAAGCAACCGGGATTTTGCAGTGGTGTTTAATGAGTACTAGGCCCAGCGTTGCTTTGGCTGCTTTGAGTTTGGTGCTAATGGGCGTGGGCACCTCACTCACTGTCGATTTGCTTATGGCATGGAGTAATGTGGATATGTTTCTCCACAATTTATGA
- the LOC131073687 gene encoding uncharacterized protein LOC131073687 produces the protein MEVMRAVSVVKPNACGLLSLKTQKKRVNLRKKYMESCIKAWYGDYDCNEGPNLVDRNMSVLRRRMYELKLQESFYIPPKEWMEWEKNMLSDYYSTISQATGILQSCLMSTRPSIALATLSLVLMGMGTSLSVGLLMAWSNVDMFLHNL, from the coding sequence ATGGAGGTTATGAGAGCTGTATCTGTAGTTAAGCCCAATGCTTGTGGCTTGTTGAGCTTGAAGACCCAAAAGAAAAGAGTGAATTTGAGGAAAAAGTATATGGAGAGCTGCATCAAAGCATGGTATGGAGATTATGACTGTAATGAAGGGCCGAACTTGGTAGACCGAAATATGTCCGTTCTGAGAAGACGAATGTATGAGCTCAAGTTGCAGGAAAGCTTTTACATTCCACCCAAAGAATGGATGGAATGGGAGAAAAACATGCTTTCTGATTATTACTCCACTATTTCTCAAGCAACCGGAATTTTGCAGTCATGTTTAATGAGTACGAGGCCCAGCATCGCTTTGGCTACTTTGAGTTTGGTGTTAATGGGCATGGGCACCTCACTCAGTGTTGGCTTGCTTATGGCGTGGAGTAATGTGGATATGTTTCTCCACAATTTATGA